In the Microvirgula aerodenitrificans DSM 15089 genome, GTACTGCGCGCTCGGTTATGGCGCACGCGGACTGGCCTGGAGCGCACTGGCCGGCGAACTGCTCGCCAGCCAGATCTGCGGAGAACCGCTGCCGGTGGAAAAAGACCTGGTCGATGCCTGCGATCCGGCGCGTTTCGCCTGGCGCGCGGGGCGGACAGCAACCGGCACGGACTGAGCGCGGTCAGTCGCGGCGCTTGCCGTCCAGTTCGGGCGCATAACAGACCGGCGACGCCAGCGCATCACCGGGCATTGCCAGGCGCGCGCGCAGAAACTGCTCCAGCACCGGAACATGGCTGTGCGCGACATCGCGCACGGCCGTCAGCAACACCAGCGTCTCGCCACGCGCCAGTCCGGCCAGCAGCGGCCGCCAGCCGTCCGGCGCCGCAGCCAGCTCATTGCAGTAGGCCAGCGCAAAGCCGCGCGGATCAAGCTCGCCGGCATGCCATGCCTGACGCAGCCCGGTCGACGGTGCCACCGCCCTGTTCCACTCCACACCTTCCAGCGCCGCCTTGCGGACACCGCGCGGCCACAGCCGGTCGACCAGCACCCGATGGCCAGCCGGCCAGTCCGCCGGCGCGTAGACCCGCGCACTGACGATATGACAGTCACTCATTGTCACTCTCCCGTTTCCCGGCTCGCGGTCCGGCACGGGTTGCCTGCCCCGCCGACCCCGCCTACACTCGCCGCAACTTTCATCCAAGGCCAGTCCATGTCCCACGCTGATACGCTCATCGATGCCCGCTGGATCATTCCGGTCGAGCCGCACGCCACCGTACTCGAACGCCACAGCATCGCCGTCCGCGACGGCACCATCGTCGCCATCGTTCCGCCGGCCGAACGCGCCGCCTGGACCGCCGACGATACCGTGTCGCTGCCGAATCATGTGCTGATGCCCGGTCTGGTGAACCTGCACGGCCACTCGGCGATGACGCTGTTGCGCGGTTATGCCGACGACCTGGCACTGATGGACTGGCTGCAAAACCATATCTGGCCGGCAGAAGGCAAGCACGTCAAGGACGACTTCGTCTACGACGGCACGCTGCTGGCCATGGCGGAAATGATCCGCTCCGGCACCACCACCATCAATGACATGTATTTCTTCCATGGTGCGGTCGCCCGCGCCGGCCTCGCCGCCGGCCTGCGCACCTTTGTCGGCTGCTCGATCCTCGAATTCCCGACCCCGTATGCAGGCAGCGCCGACGAATACCTGCAGAAGGCGCTGGCCGAGCGGCGCGAATTCATCGGCGAGGAACTGGTGACGTTTACCCTGGCACCGCATGCCCCGTATACCGTCAGCGACGACACCTTCCGCAAGGTAGTCACGCTGGCGGAGCAGGAAGACATGCTGATCCACTGCCACATCCACGAAACCCGCGGCGAGATCGACGACAGCCTGAAGGCGCACCAGTTGCGCCCTCTGGCGCGCCTCGACCGGCTGGGGCTGCTCAGCCCGCGCCTGATCGCCGCACACATGGTGCACATGAGCGACGACGAGATCGAACTGGTTGCCCGCCGCGGCGTCCATATCGCCCACAACCCGACGTCGAACATGAAGCTCGCCAGCGGCATCGCCCCGGTGCAGCGCCTGCTGGATGCCGGCGTCAATGTCGGCATCGGCACTGACGGCGCCGCGTCGAACAACAAGCTCGACATGCTGTCCGACACCCGCCAGGCCGCGCTGCTGGCCAAGGTCGGCAGCCTCGACCCGACCGCCGTGCCGGCTGCCACCGCACTGCGCATGGCGACACTGAATGGCGCCCGGGCGCTGGGACTGGGCGCAAAGACCGGCTCGATCGAAGTCGGCAAGCGTTTCGACGCCATCGCCCTCGACCTGGCCCAGGTGGAAACCGCCCCGACCTTCGATCCGATCTCGCATGTAGTGTACGCCGCCGGCCGCGAACAGGTCTGCGACGTCTGGGTCGACGGACGCCACCTGCTCGCCGCACGCACGCTGACCACGCTCGACCATACTGCCCTGCTGGCAGTGGCCGAGTCCTGGCGCAACAAGATTGCCGCCCGCTGAGGCGGCGGAGACTGACAGGACAGGAATCATGAGCCAGAACGTCGACCAGACCGAAATCGACAAATTCAGCCAGATGGCCCACAAATGGTGGGATCTGGACGGTGAATTCAAGCCGCTGCACCAGATCAACCCGCTGCGGACCGACTATATCGACCGCCACGCGCCGCTGGATGCGGCGCGCGTGGTCGACGTCGGCTGCGGCGGCGGCATCCTGACCGAAGCGCTGGCGCGTCGCGGCGCGACCGTGACCGGCGTCGATCTGGCGAAGAAATCGCTGAAAGTGGCGCAGTTGCACGCGCTCGA is a window encoding:
- a CDS encoding DUF488 domain-containing protein translates to MSDCHIVSARVYAPADWPAGHRVLVDRLWPRGVRKAALEGVEWNRAVAPSTGLRQAWHAGELDPRGFALAYCNELAAAPDGWRPLLAGLARGETLVLLTAVRDVAHSHVPVLEQFLRARLAMPGDALASPVCYAPELDGKRRD
- a CDS encoding TRZ/ATZ family hydrolase encodes the protein MSHADTLIDARWIIPVEPHATVLERHSIAVRDGTIVAIVPPAERAAWTADDTVSLPNHVLMPGLVNLHGHSAMTLLRGYADDLALMDWLQNHIWPAEGKHVKDDFVYDGTLLAMAEMIRSGTTTINDMYFFHGAVARAGLAAGLRTFVGCSILEFPTPYAGSADEYLQKALAERREFIGEELVTFTLAPHAPYTVSDDTFRKVVTLAEQEDMLIHCHIHETRGEIDDSLKAHQLRPLARLDRLGLLSPRLIAAHMVHMSDDEIELVARRGVHIAHNPTSNMKLASGIAPVQRLLDAGVNVGIGTDGAASNNKLDMLSDTRQAALLAKVGSLDPTAVPAATALRMATLNGARALGLGAKTGSIEVGKRFDAIALDLAQVETAPTFDPISHVVYAAGREQVCDVWVDGRHLLAARTLTTLDHTALLAVAESWRNKIAAR